In one Haloplanus salinus genomic region, the following are encoded:
- the gyrA gene encoding DNA gyrase subunit A, translating to MSSDVPESGDEAFAADVETARIEQEMEQSYIDYAMSVIAGRALPDARDGLKPVHRRILYAMHEAGVTSRASHRKSSSVVGETMGDFHPHGDSAIYDALARMAQDFSMRAPLVDGQGNFGSIDGDPPAAMRYTESRMSPIAEELLADIEKDTVDFSPNYDGRKREPEVLPAAFPNLLVNGSSGIAVGMSTNVPPHNLGEVIDATIHLIDDPDCTVEDLMDHVVAPDFPTGANIVGRNAIHKAYKTGRGRLRVRAEMEVTEERIVVTELPYQANKARLIERIAEDVNDGKLDGVRDLRDESDRDGIRIVIELKRGANPEVVENQLLESHLETTFGVINLALVDGQPRVLDLKETLSVYLDHRREVVRRRSEYDLDAAESRAHILEGRLTALENADEVVELIQDAEDRDAAKQALQAAFGFSDDQVDHIVAMQLGSLTSMEAAEIEDEYESVQARIERLTEILEHESELLGVIEDELREIKDEYADERRTRIIEDTGEVTDEDLIPQEDTLVVVSEDDYIKRMSLSTFRAQNRGGKGIIGADLKASDRVSSVFLANTHDYLLCFTNHGQVYKLKTYQVPEMSRTARGKSAVNLLDLDDGEEIEAVVDCENLEEGAGRYLTMATRNGRVKRTAVEEFGNILSTGIRAIRLEESDELADVELTDGDHDLIVASADGMSIRFDESEVRPMGRNARGVGGIKLDSDDHVVGLAAVDPDEHDWVLTVTGNGYGKRTAIDAYRQQSRYGKGLIDIKTNERNGAACAIDAVSAGDHLVVMSEDGQIMRTPIEGISTVGRNTMGVIVMELDAGDAVASVAVIPADRDADDGDESEDA from the coding sequence ATGAGCTCCGACGTCCCCGAGAGCGGCGACGAGGCGTTCGCCGCCGACGTCGAGACGGCACGCATCGAACAGGAGATGGAGCAGTCGTACATCGACTACGCGATGTCGGTCATCGCGGGGCGTGCCCTGCCGGACGCCCGCGACGGCCTCAAGCCCGTCCACCGGCGCATCCTCTACGCCATGCACGAGGCGGGCGTCACCTCGCGGGCTTCCCACCGGAAGTCCTCCTCCGTAGTCGGCGAGACGATGGGTGACTTCCACCCTCACGGCGACTCCGCCATCTACGACGCGCTGGCGCGGATGGCTCAGGACTTCTCGATGCGCGCGCCGCTCGTGGACGGGCAAGGCAACTTCGGCTCCATCGACGGCGACCCGCCGGCGGCCATGCGCTACACCGAGTCTCGGATGTCGCCAATCGCCGAGGAGCTCTTGGCCGACATCGAGAAAGACACCGTGGACTTCTCGCCCAACTACGACGGGCGCAAACGGGAGCCAGAGGTGTTGCCCGCGGCCTTCCCCAACCTCCTCGTCAACGGCTCTTCGGGCATCGCGGTCGGGATGTCGACGAACGTCCCGCCACACAACCTCGGCGAGGTAATCGACGCGACGATCCATCTCATCGACGATCCGGACTGTACCGTCGAGGACCTGATGGATCACGTCGTCGCCCCCGACTTCCCGACCGGCGCGAACATCGTCGGCCGCAACGCCATCCACAAGGCGTACAAGACGGGCCGTGGCCGGCTCCGCGTCCGCGCCGAGATGGAAGTGACCGAAGAGCGGATCGTCGTCACCGAACTGCCCTACCAGGCGAACAAGGCACGACTCATCGAGCGCATCGCCGAGGACGTGAACGACGGCAAGCTCGACGGAGTGCGCGACTTGCGGGACGAATCGGATCGGGACGGCATCCGCATCGTCATCGAACTCAAGCGGGGCGCGAACCCGGAGGTGGTCGAGAACCAGCTGCTGGAGTCCCACTTGGAGACGACCTTCGGCGTGATCAACCTCGCGCTCGTCGACGGCCAGCCGCGGGTGCTCGACCTCAAAGAGACGCTTTCTGTCTACTTGGATCACCGCCGCGAGGTCGTGCGCCGCCGGAGCGAGTACGACCTCGATGCGGCCGAGAGTCGGGCGCACATCCTAGAGGGACGCCTCACGGCGCTCGAAAACGCCGACGAGGTGGTCGAACTCATCCAGGACGCGGAGGACCGCGACGCCGCGAAGCAGGCGCTCCAAGCCGCCTTCGGCTTCTCGGACGATCAGGTCGACCACATCGTCGCGATGCAGCTCGGGAGCCTCACGTCGATGGAGGCCGCGGAGATCGAGGACGAGTACGAGTCGGTGCAGGCACGGATCGAGCGCCTGACCGAAATTCTGGAACACGAATCGGAACTCCTCGGCGTCATCGAGGACGAACTCCGCGAGATCAAAGACGAGTACGCCGACGAGCGCCGCACCCGGATCATCGAGGACACGGGCGAGGTGACCGACGAGGATCTCATCCCGCAGGAGGACACCCTCGTCGTCGTCAGCGAGGACGACTACATCAAACGGATGTCGCTGTCGACCTTCCGCGCACAGAACCGCGGCGGCAAAGGAATCATCGGCGCCGACCTGAAAGCGAGTGACCGTGTCTCCTCCGTCTTCCTCGCGAACACCCACGACTACCTGCTCTGTTTCACCAACCACGGGCAAGTCTACAAGCTGAAGACCTACCAGGTGCCGGAGATGAGCCGAACGGCGCGGGGCAAGTCGGCGGTCAACCTGTTGGATCTGGACGACGGCGAGGAGATAGAGGCCGTCGTCGACTGCGAGAACTTGGAGGAGGGCGCCGGGCGTTACCTCACCATGGCGACCCGGAACGGCCGGGTCAAACGGACGGCCGTCGAGGAGTTCGGGAACATCCTCTCGACGGGCATCCGCGCCATCCGGCTGGAGGAGAGCGACGAACTCGCCGACGTGGAGTTGACCGACGGCGACCACGACCTGATCGTCGCCAGCGCGGACGGCATGAGCATCCGCTTCGACGAGAGCGAGGTACGGCCGATGGGACGGAACGCCCGTGGCGTCGGCGGCATCAAACTGGACTCCGACGACCACGTCGTCGGTCTCGCCGCGGTCGATCCGGACGAACACGACTGGGTGCTCACCGTCACCGGCAACGGCTACGGCAAGCGGACGGCCATCGACGCCTACCGCCAGCAGTCCCGGTACGGGAAGGGACTGATCGACATCAAGACCAACGAGCGAAACGGCGCTGCCTGCGCCATCGACGCCGTTTCGGCCGGCGATCACCTCGTCGTGATGAGCGAGGACGGACAGATCATGCGCACCCCGATCGAAGGCATTTCGACGGTCGGTCGCAACACGATGGGCGTCATCGTGATGGAGTTAGATGCCGGCGATGCGGTGGCCTCGGTGGCCGTGATCCCGGCCGATCGAGACGCGGACGACGGAGACGAGAGCGAGGACGCCTGA
- a CDS encoding nucleoside phosphorylase — MASDATDRQYHLDVAPGDVADTVLLPGDPERVSLITERWDDAETVAEHREYRTATGTYEGAPLSVTSTGIGSPSAAIAVEELARVGAETFLRVGSCGALQPEMDVGDLVITTGAVRGEGTSEEYVRGDYPAAADHAVVSALVAAAERLGYDYHCGVTMSTDSFYAGQAREGFDGFEAAGSDTLLDDLRAANVKNVEMEASAILTLANLYGLRAGAVCTVFANRTTGEFRTEGEGRAAEVGSLAAALLHEMDERRGEAGADAWHADISL, encoded by the coding sequence ATGGCTAGCGACGCGACCGACCGACAGTACCACCTCGACGTCGCCCCCGGCGACGTCGCCGACACCGTCCTCCTGCCCGGCGACCCGGAGCGCGTCTCCCTGATCACGGAGCGCTGGGACGACGCCGAGACGGTGGCCGAACACCGGGAGTATCGGACGGCGACGGGTACCTACGAGGGCGCGCCGCTGTCGGTCACCTCCACGGGCATCGGCAGTCCGTCGGCGGCCATCGCCGTCGAGGAACTCGCCCGCGTCGGCGCGGAGACGTTTCTCCGTGTCGGCTCCTGTGGCGCGCTCCAGCCCGAGATGGACGTGGGTGACCTCGTCATCACCACCGGGGCAGTGAGAGGGGAGGGAACGAGCGAGGAGTACGTCCGCGGGGACTACCCCGCTGCCGCCGACCACGCCGTCGTCTCGGCGCTCGTCGCCGCCGCCGAGCGCCTCGGTTACGACTACCACTGCGGCGTGACGATGAGCACCGATAGCTTCTACGCCGGCCAAGCCCGCGAGGGGTTCGACGGATTCGAGGCCGCCGGCAGCGACACGCTGCTCGACGACCTTCGGGCGGCGAACGTCAAGAACGTCGAGATGGAAGCGAGTGCGATCCTCACGCTCGCGAACCTGTACGGGCTGCGAGCCGGCGCGGTGTGTACCGTCTTCGCCAACCGGACGACGGGCGAGTTCCGCACCGAAGGCGAAGGCCGGGCCGCCGAAGTCGGGAGCCTCGCCGCGGCGCTCCTCCACGAGATGGACGAGCGCCGGGGGGAGGCGGGCGCCGACGCGTGGCACGCCGACATCTCGCTGTAG
- a CDS encoding Rrf2 family transcriptional regulator, translating to MSSIELTSSQKTILTALINLHRETEDAVKGEDIAAEVDRNPGTIRNQMQSLKALQLVEGVPGPKGGYKPTANAYEALDVDQMDEPAAVPLLHNGEPVDTANVGEIDLSSVHHPDLCRAEIHVQGSVRAFHEGDEVRVGPTPLSKLVIDGTVDGKDDTDNILILRIDDMRAPAETPEH from the coding sequence ATGTCATCAATCGAACTAACGTCGAGCCAGAAGACGATTCTCACGGCCCTCATCAACCTCCACCGCGAGACTGAGGACGCGGTGAAAGGGGAGGACATCGCGGCGGAAGTCGACCGGAATCCGGGCACGATCCGTAACCAGATGCAGAGTCTGAAGGCCCTCCAACTCGTCGAGGGCGTACCGGGGCCGAAAGGCGGCTACAAGCCGACGGCGAACGCCTACGAGGCTCTCGACGTGGACCAGATGGACGAACCCGCGGCCGTTCCCCTCCTCCACAACGGCGAACCCGTCGACACGGCGAACGTCGGCGAGATCGATCTCTCCTCGGTTCACCACCCCGACCTGTGCCGGGCGGAAATTCACGTCCAGGGGTCGGTTCGGGCGTTCCACGAGGGCGACGAGGTCCGCGTCGGCCCGACGCCGCTGTCGAAACTGGTCATCGACGGTACGGTCGACGGGAAAGACGACACCGACAACATTCTCATCCTCCGGATCGACGACATGCGGGCGCCGGCGGAGACGCCGGAACACTGA
- a CDS encoding NAD-dependent epimerase/dehydratase family protein → MEGNRVLVTGGAGFIGSNLANRLAVDNEVIALDDCHLGTPENVDDDVRFVDRSVLDDDLPTDVDVLFHLAAYSSYTMVEEHKREATRVNVEGFVNAVEQAREDGCDTVVYASTSSIYGSRTEPSPEDMPVEARTCYEASKLARERYAEYFGHHYDTTLAGLRFFSVYQGYGGAEEHKGEYANTVAQFADDIASGEAPVLFGDGTQTRDFTHVDDVVRAIELAADHELEGIYNVGTGESYDFNTMVEMINDELGTDIDPEYIENPLDVYVHDTMADATKLREATGWEPEVGFEEGVARVCEPYLESE, encoded by the coding sequence ATGGAAGGGAACCGCGTTCTCGTTACGGGCGGTGCAGGCTTCATCGGGTCGAACCTGGCGAACCGTCTAGCGGTCGACAACGAGGTCATCGCCCTCGACGACTGCCACCTCGGGACGCCGGAGAACGTCGACGACGACGTGCGGTTCGTCGACAGGAGCGTCCTCGACGACGACCTCCCGACCGACGTCGACGTCCTCTTTCACCTCGCGGCGTACTCCTCGTACACGATGGTCGAGGAACACAAGCGGGAGGCAACCCGGGTCAACGTCGAGGGGTTCGTCAACGCGGTCGAACAGGCCCGCGAAGACGGCTGTGACACCGTGGTTTACGCCTCCACCTCCTCGATCTACGGCTCCCGAACCGAGCCCTCGCCCGAGGACATGCCCGTCGAGGCGCGCACCTGCTACGAGGCGTCGAAACTCGCCCGCGAGCGCTACGCCGAATACTTCGGCCACCACTACGACACGACCCTGGCCGGCCTCCGATTCTTCTCCGTCTATCAGGGCTACGGGGGCGCCGAGGAGCACAAAGGGGAGTACGCCAACACCGTCGCGCAGTTCGCCGACGACATCGCGAGCGGCGAGGCGCCGGTCCTGTTCGGTGACGGTACCCAAACGCGGGATTTCACCCACGTCGACGACGTCGTCCGGGCCATCGAACTCGCGGCCGATCACGAACTGGAGGGCATCTACAACGTCGGGACGGGGGAGAGCTACGACTTCAACACGATGGTCGAGATGATCAACGACGAACTCGGCACCGACATCGACCCCGAGTACATCGAGAACCCCCTCGACGTGTACGTTCACGACACGATGGCCGACGCGACGAAACTGCGCGAGGCGACGGGGTGGGAGCCGGAGGTGGGGTTCGAGGAGGGCGTCGCGCGGGTGTGCGAGCCGTATCTGGAGTCCGAGTGA
- the cdd gene encoding cytidine deaminase, producing the protein MTDELIQAARSALDAAYVPYSDYTVGAALRTADGTVFTGCNVENANYSNSLHAEEVAVAGAVKSGYREFDRLAVSSGVRDGVTPCGMCRQTLAEFCADDLPVVCDEGGESTTTYTLGELLPATIGPETLESAERSEKPD; encoded by the coding sequence GTGACCGACGAACTCATCCAGGCGGCCCGGTCGGCCCTCGACGCGGCGTACGTTCCCTACTCCGACTACACCGTCGGCGCCGCACTTCGAACCGCAGACGGCACCGTCTTCACGGGCTGTAACGTCGAGAACGCCAACTACAGCAACAGCCTCCACGCGGAGGAAGTCGCCGTCGCGGGGGCGGTGAAAAGCGGTTACCGTGAGTTCGACCGCCTCGCCGTCTCGTCGGGCGTCCGCGACGGCGTCACCCCCTGCGGGATGTGCCGGCAGACGCTCGCGGAGTTCTGTGCCGACGACCTACCGGTCGTCTGTGACGAGGGCGGCGAATCGACGACGACGTACACCCTCGGCGAACTCCTCCCCGCAACCATCGGCCCGGAAACGTTAGAATCAGCCGAACGTAGTGAGAAACCGGATTGA
- the gyrB gene encoding DNA topoisomerase (ATP-hydrolyzing) subunit B: MADEQEYGAGQIQVLEGLQAVRKRPAMYVGSTDTRGLHHLVYEVVDNAIDEALAGYCDAIQVTVHDDGSVSVTDNGRGIPVDTHEQYDRPAVEVIMTVLHAGGKFDNKSYQVSGGLHGVGVSVVNALSERLAVEIKRDGAVWRHEFERGEPDVDAFERVRDLDPDEGTGTTVRFWPDGDIFEQTEFSFDTLSTRLRELAFLNSGVEIGLADERDGESVSFRYEGGIREFVEYLNETKTALHGDVIYFEDEEQDIAVEVAMQATDELQGSIHAFANNINTREGGTHLTGFKTALTRVVNDYATDNGLLGDLDGTLKGEDVREGLTAVISIKHPDPQFEGQTKTKLGNSEVRGIVESAVHQQLGTFFEEHPDTAQSIVGKAVEAAKARQAAKKAEELTRRKSALESTALPGKLADCQSKDPSQSELFVVEGDSAGGSAKQGRDREFQAILPLKGKILNVEKHRLDRILENDEIRALITAIGTGIGEEFDIEDARYHRIILMTDADVDGAHIRTLLLTLLYRHMKPLLERGYVYAAKPPLYRVRYRGETHDAMSEAERDRIVEERCNGNPDQVQRFKGLGEMNPDQLWETTMNPENRILKRITVEDAAAADKMFSILMGDAVGPRKQFIKEHAGDAEWVDI, from the coding sequence ATGGCTGACGAACAAGAGTACGGAGCCGGGCAGATACAGGTACTGGAGGGGCTTCAGGCGGTCCGGAAGCGTCCGGCGATGTACGTCGGGTCGACGGACACTCGTGGCCTCCACCATCTCGTCTACGAGGTCGTCGACAACGCCATCGACGAGGCGCTCGCCGGCTACTGCGACGCCATCCAGGTAACCGTCCACGACGACGGTTCGGTGAGCGTCACGGACAACGGCCGCGGTATCCCCGTCGACACCCACGAGCAGTACGACCGGCCGGCGGTAGAGGTCATCATGACCGTCCTCCACGCCGGCGGGAAGTTCGACAACAAGTCCTACCAGGTCTCCGGCGGTCTGCACGGCGTCGGCGTCAGCGTCGTCAACGCACTCTCCGAACGACTGGCCGTGGAGATCAAACGCGACGGCGCCGTTTGGCGCCACGAGTTCGAACGCGGCGAACCCGACGTCGACGCCTTCGAACGAGTCCGCGATCTCGACCCCGACGAGGGCACCGGGACGACCGTCCGCTTCTGGCCCGACGGCGACATCTTCGAACAGACGGAGTTCTCGTTCGACACGCTGTCGACGCGGCTGCGCGAACTCGCTTTCCTCAACTCGGGCGTCGAAATCGGCCTCGCGGACGAACGCGACGGCGAATCCGTCTCCTTCCGCTACGAGGGGGGCATTCGGGAGTTCGTCGAGTATCTCAACGAGACCAAGACCGCCCTCCACGGCGACGTGATCTACTTCGAGGACGAGGAACAGGACATCGCCGTCGAGGTGGCGATGCAGGCCACCGACGAGTTGCAAGGCTCGATCCACGCCTTCGCAAACAACATCAACACCCGTGAGGGTGGCACCCACCTGACCGGGTTCAAGACGGCGCTTACACGCGTCGTCAACGACTACGCGACCGACAACGGTCTCCTCGGTGACCTCGACGGCACCCTCAAAGGCGAGGACGTCCGCGAGGGCCTGACGGCCGTCATCTCGATCAAACACCCCGACCCGCAGTTCGAAGGACAGACGAAGACCAAACTCGGCAACAGCGAGGTCCGGGGCATCGTCGAGAGCGCCGTCCACCAGCAACTCGGCACCTTCTTCGAGGAGCATCCGGACACGGCTCAGTCCATCGTCGGCAAGGCCGTCGAAGCGGCGAAGGCCCGCCAGGCCGCGAAGAAGGCGGAGGAACTCACGCGCCGCAAGAGCGCGCTGGAGTCGACTGCGCTTCCCGGCAAACTCGCCGACTGCCAGTCGAAGGATCCGAGCCAGTCCGAACTGTTCGTGGTGGAAGGTGACAGCGCCGGCGGGAGCGCCAAACAGGGTCGGGACCGCGAGTTCCAGGCCATCCTCCCCCTGAAAGGGAAGATCCTGAACGTCGAGAAACACCGGCTCGACCGGATTCTGGAGAACGACGAGATTCGCGCGCTCATCACCGCTATCGGCACCGGCATCGGCGAGGAGTTCGACATCGAGGACGCGCGCTACCACCGGATCATCCTGATGACCGACGCCGACGTCGACGGCGCGCACATCCGCACGCTTCTCCTGACGCTTCTCTACCGGCATATGAAACCGTTGCTCGAGCGCGGCTACGTCTACGCGGCCAAGCCGCCGCTCTACCGCGTTCGGTACCGCGGCGAGACGCACGACGCGATGAGCGAGGCGGAACGGGACCGAATCGTCGAGGAGCGATGTAACGGCAACCCGGACCAGGTCCAGCGGTTCAAGGGCCTCGGCGAGATGAACCCCGATCAGCTCTGGGAGACGACGATGAACCCCGAAAACAGGATTCTGAAACGGATCACGGTCGAAGACGCCGCGGCCGCCGATAAGATGTTCTCCATCCTGATGGGCGACGCGGTCGGCCCGCGGAAACAGTTCATCAAGGAGCACGCCGGCGACGCGGAGTGGGTGGACATATGA
- a CDS encoding NAD(P)/FAD-dependent oxidoreductase, with amino-acid sequence MTAQVVVLGSGYAGAGAVKRFEEVSDGTAELTWISEHDYHLVLHESHRVIRDTSVAPKITIPVDEIKSPATTFRQGRVTGIDVEDRSVELDSGDAVDYDYLLVALGSATAFYGIEGLEEHAHTLKGLDDAREMHEDVAAAAADATRSDPAQVVIGGAGLSGIQSAGEVAAYRDEHRAPIDVTLVEGLDEVLPGNDPELQGALRRRLEEAGVDIMCGEFVSKVDADTIYVGGGEDEDPAELDYDVFLWTGGITGQGELEGAAVDKDDRSNRVYADRDFRTSDDRVFAIGDTALIEQGPEEFAPPTAQAAWQAAEVAGENLFRAANGQSLRTWTHDDKGTLISVGDEAVAHGVDVLPVDTFGGFGAETLKKFVAARWIADVSSIGRAVDAWSDM; translated from the coding sequence ATGACTGCTCAGGTCGTCGTTCTCGGCTCCGGGTACGCGGGCGCGGGCGCCGTCAAACGGTTCGAAGAGGTAAGCGACGGCACCGCCGAACTGACCTGGATCTCCGAGCACGACTATCATCTCGTCCTCCACGAGTCTCACCGCGTCATCCGTGACACGAGCGTCGCGCCGAAAATCACGATTCCGGTCGACGAGATCAAATCCCCCGCGACGACGTTTCGACAGGGGCGCGTCACGGGCATCGACGTCGAGGACCGGAGCGTCGAACTCGACTCCGGCGACGCGGTCGACTACGACTACCTCCTCGTCGCGCTCGGAAGTGCGACCGCCTTCTACGGGATCGAGGGGCTGGAAGAACACGCGCACACGCTCAAAGGGCTGGACGACGCCCGCGAGATGCACGAGGACGTGGCCGCGGCAGCGGCCGACGCCACCCGATCCGACCCGGCACAGGTCGTCATCGGGGGTGCCGGTCTCTCCGGTATCCAGTCCGCCGGCGAAGTCGCCGCCTACCGCGACGAACACCGCGCCCCGATCGACGTGACGCTCGTCGAGGGACTGGACGAGGTGCTGCCCGGCAACGATCCCGAACTGCAGGGCGCGCTCCGCAGGCGTCTGGAAGAAGCCGGCGTCGACATCATGTGTGGCGAGTTCGTCTCGAAGGTCGACGCGGACACCATCTACGTCGGCGGCGGCGAGGACGAGGACCCGGCCGAACTCGACTACGACGTGTTCCTCTGGACCGGCGGCATCACGGGACAGGGTGAACTCGAAGGCGCCGCGGTCGACAAGGACGACCGGAGCAACCGGGTGTACGCTGACCGCGATTTCCGGACGAGCGACGACCGCGTGTTCGCCATCGGCGACACCGCGCTGATCGAACAGGGTCCCGAAGAGTTCGCGCCGCCCACGGCACAGGCCGCGTGGCAGGCCGCCGAGGTTGCGGGCGAGAACCTCTTCCGAGCCGCCAACGGGCAGTCGCTTCGGACGTGGACCCACGACGACAAGGGGACGCTCATCTCGGTCGGCGACGAAGCGGTCGCCCACGGCGTCGACGTACTCCCCGTCGACACCTTCGGCGGCTTCGGCGCCGAGACGCTCAAGAAGTTCGTCGCCGCGCGGTGGATCGCCGACGTATCCTCCATCGGCCGGGCGGTCGACGCCTGGTCCGATATGTGA